From the Oleiharenicola lentus genome, one window contains:
- a CDS encoding arylesterase — translation MLLWLAVNAVAAEFKTVIFFGDSLTAGYGVDPDEAYPALIQKKIDEAGKTWRVVNAGLSGETSSGGLRRLDWILKQKVDIFVIELGGNDGLRGIPPATTRANLEAMIQRIRQRQPDVKVVIAGMQMPTNMGPEHTREFAAIFPEVARKTEAVLIPFLLEGVGGVASLNLPDGIHPTPQGHQIVAETVWTVLHPLL, via the coding sequence ATGCTGCTCTGGCTGGCCGTCAACGCGGTCGCGGCGGAATTCAAAACCGTGATTTTTTTCGGCGACAGCCTGACCGCCGGCTATGGCGTGGACCCTGACGAGGCCTACCCGGCCCTCATCCAGAAAAAAATCGACGAGGCGGGCAAAACTTGGCGCGTGGTCAACGCCGGTCTCAGCGGCGAGACCAGCTCCGGCGGGTTGCGGCGTCTCGATTGGATCCTGAAACAAAAGGTGGACATCTTTGTGATCGAGCTCGGCGGCAACGACGGCTTGCGCGGCATCCCACCCGCCACCACGCGGGCCAATCTCGAGGCGATGATCCAACGCATCCGGCAGCGCCAACCAGACGTAAAAGTGGTGATCGCCGGCATGCAGATGCCGACCAACATGGGCCCCGAACACACTCGCGAATTCGCCGCCATTTTCCCGGAAGTTGCCCGGAAGACGGAAGCCGTGCTCATTCCCTTCCTCCTTGAAGGCGTGGGCGGCGTGGCTAGCCTCAACTTGCCCGACGGTATCCACCCAACCCCTCAAGGCCACCAAATCGTGGCCGAGACCGTCTGGACCGTCCTTCACCCCCTGCTTTGA
- a CDS encoding efflux RND transporter periplasmic adaptor subunit, whose amino-acid sequence MSAPANQFTAPASAAPKKKSRRTLWLIIAIVVVAVVAGAAAVANKRKDKSIVVTTDKAVVKSITQTVNATGKVQPETEVKIAPEVAGEIIEMPFREGAKISKGDLLVSIRADNYRFQVEQQEAGLVAAKASSLSTKVNLLKAEEDFKRDQDLYQKQLISDSALTASKTAFESAKANYDSALANIARTEGLLNQMRDQLAKAIIYSPIDGTVTARTSEVGERVAGTGQYGGAEIMRIANLANMEVRVNVNENDVINVKIGDKARIAVDAYPNRRFNGQVWEIASSARTLGQNTQEEVTNFIVRIRILDNDATLRPGMSANADIETKSVTDVVAVPIQSVTVRSKEGAKTIDDLAKERDKKAKETQGEGAQAAVNQKQQRDAERADREALQRVVFLRDGDKVKMVNVETGIADTTHMEIKSGLKKDDEIVTGPFSVVTRTLKDGDKVRLEAPKKPAEKK is encoded by the coding sequence ATGTCCGCCCCTGCGAACCAATTCACCGCCCCGGCCTCCGCCGCGCCCAAGAAGAAATCACGCCGCACCCTCTGGCTGATCATCGCCATCGTGGTGGTGGCAGTCGTGGCCGGCGCCGCCGCCGTTGCGAACAAGCGCAAGGACAAGTCCATCGTCGTCACGACGGACAAGGCTGTCGTCAAGAGCATCACCCAGACGGTCAACGCCACCGGCAAGGTCCAGCCCGAGACCGAGGTGAAAATCGCCCCCGAGGTCGCCGGTGAGATCATCGAGATGCCCTTCCGCGAGGGCGCCAAGATCAGCAAGGGCGACCTGCTCGTCAGCATCCGCGCCGACAACTACCGCTTCCAGGTCGAACAGCAGGAGGCCGGGCTTGTCGCCGCCAAGGCCTCGAGCCTCTCCACCAAGGTCAACCTCCTGAAGGCCGAGGAGGACTTCAAGCGCGACCAGGACCTTTACCAGAAGCAGCTTATTTCCGACTCCGCCCTTACCGCCAGCAAGACCGCCTTCGAGAGCGCCAAGGCGAACTACGATAGCGCGCTGGCCAACATCGCCCGCACCGAGGGCCTCCTCAACCAGATGCGCGACCAGCTCGCCAAGGCGATCATCTACTCGCCGATCGACGGCACCGTCACCGCCCGCACCAGCGAGGTCGGCGAGCGTGTCGCCGGCACCGGCCAATACGGCGGCGCCGAGATCATGCGCATCGCGAATCTCGCCAACATGGAGGTCCGCGTGAACGTGAACGAAAACGACGTCATCAACGTCAAGATCGGCGACAAGGCCCGCATCGCGGTGGACGCCTACCCGAACCGCCGCTTCAACGGCCAGGTTTGGGAAATCGCCTCCTCCGCCCGCACCCTCGGCCAGAACACCCAGGAAGAGGTGACCAACTTTATCGTGCGGATCCGCATCCTCGACAACGACGCCACCCTCCGCCCCGGCATGAGCGCCAATGCTGACATCGAGACCAAGTCCGTGACCGATGTCGTGGCCGTGCCCATCCAGTCGGTTACCGTTCGTTCCAAGGAGGGCGCCAAGACCATCGACGACCTCGCCAAGGAGCGTGACAAGAAGGCCAAGGAGACTCAGGGCGAAGGTGCGCAGGCCGCGGTCAACCAGAAGCAGCAGAGAGATGCCGAGCGCGCCGACCGCGAGGCCCTGCAGCGCGTCGTGTTCCTGCGCGACGGTGACAAGGTCAAGATGGTCAACGTCGAGACCGGCATCGCCGACACCACCCACATGGAGATTAAG
- a CDS encoding ABC transporter permease, which produces MNFILKMAWRDTRASRRRLLLFSLAIVLGVAALVAVGSVRDNLRLAIEQQTKSLLGADLTVNSRTEFPEDAAKHFATLGEDRAREISFNSMLIVPREGGPTRLVQVRAIEGEFPFYGDFDTEPAGARASLRDGMNAVLEESLMVQFGLKAGDSVRLGTAIFTVAGGLRAIPGEAAAVTQMAPRVFVPLATVGGTGLLKQGSLSRHRLYFKFPEKFDVQALERDLRERFREHRFGYDTVEERKRELGQSIQNVNAFLSLVGFASLFLGAIGVASAIHAHIRQKIPTVAMLRCLGATARTALAIYLVQGLSLGLIGATLGALLGLGVQMALPMLVNEFLPFTFELAVSWGALFRGLGAGVVVSVLFALLPLLEVRRVSPLLTLRSAYVAAPGRDLWQLGLLVVIGCLVFGFAWWQTGRLQWGLGFSGALLVSFGVLAGLARVVSWLARRFTPRGLPYAWRQGVANLHRPNNRTLLLLVSLGLGTFLMMTLYLSRDTLIGQLRVVGGGDRPNLMLFDIQDDQVEPLKKLLADNGAPVRQHAPIITMRIASVKGRATGDILKEKDSRVPAWTLRREYRSTYRRALTDSEKVTAGTFTGRVTDEPEVVPVSMDENLARDLQVALGDEIVFDVQGVPVKAKVDSLRQVDWRRMQANFFLVFPEGALEAAPKFHIMALRVADATQSARVQQAVVRDHPNVSAIDLALIIRTIDGVYTKASFVVEFLALFTVITGGIVLAGAVLIGRSQRVRESVLLRTLGATKAQVNRIMFAEYLALGTLAAAVGAVLAVGANWALAWQVFQVKWTAPSAGVLLGGWAVVSALTVLTGWISNRGICDHPPLAVLREET; this is translated from the coding sequence ATGAACTTCATCCTCAAGATGGCCTGGCGCGACACGCGCGCTTCGCGGCGGCGGTTGCTGCTGTTTTCGCTGGCGATCGTGCTCGGGGTGGCGGCGCTCGTCGCGGTCGGCTCGGTGCGCGACAATCTCCGGCTCGCGATTGAGCAGCAGACCAAGTCGCTGCTCGGCGCCGACCTCACCGTCAATTCCCGCACGGAGTTTCCGGAGGACGCGGCGAAGCATTTTGCCACGCTGGGGGAGGACCGGGCGCGGGAAATTTCCTTCAATTCCATGCTGATCGTGCCGCGCGAGGGCGGGCCGACGCGCCTCGTGCAGGTGCGCGCTATTGAGGGGGAGTTTCCCTTCTACGGTGACTTTGACACCGAACCGGCCGGCGCCCGTGCGTCGCTGCGCGACGGCATGAACGCCGTGCTTGAGGAAAGCCTGATGGTCCAGTTTGGCCTGAAGGCCGGCGACTCCGTGCGTCTGGGTACCGCAATCTTCACGGTGGCCGGCGGCCTGCGGGCGATCCCGGGCGAGGCGGCGGCGGTCACGCAGATGGCCCCGCGGGTTTTTGTGCCCTTGGCCACGGTTGGGGGCACCGGACTGCTCAAGCAGGGCAGCCTTTCGCGGCACCGCCTGTATTTCAAATTTCCGGAGAAATTCGATGTGCAGGCCCTGGAGCGGGACCTGCGTGAACGCTTCCGGGAGCACCGCTTCGGCTACGACACCGTCGAGGAGCGGAAGCGCGAACTGGGGCAGTCCATCCAGAACGTGAACGCCTTCCTGAGCCTGGTCGGCTTTGCCTCGCTGTTCCTTGGCGCCATTGGCGTGGCCAGTGCGATCCACGCCCACATCCGGCAAAAGATTCCCACCGTGGCCATGCTGCGCTGCCTGGGGGCCACGGCGCGCACCGCCCTGGCCATCTACCTTGTGCAGGGCCTGAGCCTCGGCCTCATTGGCGCCACCCTGGGCGCACTGCTCGGACTCGGCGTGCAGATGGCGCTGCCGATGCTGGTCAATGAGTTTCTCCCGTTCACCTTTGAGCTGGCGGTATCGTGGGGCGCCCTGTTCCGCGGGCTCGGTGCCGGTGTGGTCGTGAGCGTGCTCTTTGCCTTGCTGCCCTTGCTGGAAGTGCGGCGCGTGTCCCCGTTGCTGACGCTCCGTTCGGCCTATGTGGCCGCACCGGGCCGGGATCTGTGGCAACTGGGCCTGCTGGTGGTGATCGGCTGCCTGGTGTTCGGTTTCGCCTGGTGGCAGACGGGACGCCTGCAATGGGGTCTGGGGTTTTCGGGCGCGCTGCTCGTGAGTTTCGGCGTCCTCGCCGGGCTGGCCCGGGTCGTGTCGTGGCTGGCCCGCCGGTTCACCCCCCGCGGCCTGCCCTACGCGTGGCGCCAGGGCGTGGCCAATCTCCACCGGCCCAACAACCGCACGCTGCTCCTGCTGGTGTCACTCGGCCTCGGGACGTTCCTCATGATGACGCTCTACCTGTCGCGCGACACGCTGATTGGTCAACTGCGCGTGGTGGGCGGGGGCGACCGGCCCAACCTGATGCTGTTCGACATCCAGGACGATCAGGTCGAGCCGTTGAAGAAGCTCCTCGCCGACAACGGCGCGCCCGTGCGCCAGCATGCCCCGATCATCACGATGCGCATTGCTTCGGTCAAAGGCCGCGCCACCGGCGATATTCTGAAGGAGAAGGATTCCCGCGTGCCGGCGTGGACGCTGCGCCGCGAGTATCGCTCGACCTATCGCCGTGCGCTCACCGACAGCGAAAAGGTTACGGCGGGCACCTTCACCGGCCGGGTGACAGACGAGCCGGAAGTCGTGCCCGTCTCGATGGACGAGAACCTCGCGCGCGACCTGCAGGTCGCGCTCGGTGATGAAATCGTGTTCGACGTGCAGGGCGTGCCGGTGAAGGCAAAGGTGGACAGCCTGCGGCAGGTGGACTGGCGCCGGATGCAGGCGAACTTTTTCCTCGTGTTCCCCGAGGGCGCGCTGGAGGCCGCACCGAAGTTTCACATCATGGCGCTGCGCGTGGCCGATGCGACGCAGTCCGCCCGCGTGCAGCAGGCGGTGGTGCGCGATCATCCCAACGTCTCGGCCATCGATCTCGCGCTCATCATCCGGACGATCGACGGGGTTTATACGAAGGCCTCGTTTGTGGTGGAGTTCCTCGCCCTGTTCACGGTGATCACCGGCGGCATCGTGCTGGCGGGGGCCGTGCTCATCGGCCGCTCACAACGCGTGCGCGAGAGCGTGCTGTTGCGCACGCTGGGCGCCACCAAGGCGCAGGTGAACCGCATCATGTTCGCGGAGTATCTCGCGTTGGGCACGCTCGCCGCCGCCGTCGGCGCGGTGCTGGCCGTCGGCGCCAACTGGGCGCTGGCCTGGCAGGTTTTCCAAGTCAAATGGACCGCGCCGTCGGCGGGGGTGCTGCTCGGTGGCTGGGCGGTCGTGAGTGCGCTGACCGTCTTGACCGGCTGGATCTCCAACCGCGGCATCTGCGACCACCCGCCGCTGGCGGTGCTGCGGGAGGAAACGTAA
- a CDS encoding FKBP-type peptidyl-prolyl cis-trans isomerase: MSALHLTFHYTLRNREGRVLDTSRGGEPLNCVQGAGQIIEGLEAELVTMQAGEKRSVIVPPERGYGLREEAMIQKVPRARLPVDDVRVGDQFQTGPDRQDPVVTIVAVEGDQVLLDANHPLAGQDLHFEVELVARRAATPAELQAVGLPA, translated from the coding sequence ATGTCCGCTCTCCACCTGACCTTCCACTACACTTTGCGCAACCGCGAGGGGCGCGTGCTGGACACCTCGCGCGGGGGCGAGCCGCTCAATTGCGTGCAGGGGGCCGGACAGATTATCGAGGGCCTGGAGGCTGAACTGGTGACCATGCAGGCGGGCGAGAAACGCAGCGTGATTGTGCCGCCGGAGCGGGGTTACGGCCTGCGCGAAGAGGCCATGATCCAGAAGGTTCCGCGGGCGCGACTGCCGGTGGACGACGTGAGAGTGGGGGACCAGTTCCAGACCGGGCCCGACCGGCAAGACCCGGTGGTAACCATTGTGGCCGTCGAGGGCGACCAGGTGCTGCTCGACGCGAATCACCCGCTGGCCGGCCAGGATTTGCATTTTGAGGTGGAGTTGGTCGCCCGGCGCGCGGCGACGCCTGCGGAGTTGCAAGCCGTCGGTCTGCCGGCGTAG
- a CDS encoding ABC transporter ATP-binding protein: protein MSVQSILKVQRLTKTYATAAGPLTVLQEVAFEIPAGGTCAIVGPSGSGKTTLLGLCAGLDQPSTGTVELAGREIGGLTEDERALVRNESVGFVFQNFQLIPTLTALENVLVPLELRGNGVKESDAAELLARVGLGGRLDHYPMQLSGGEQQRVALARAFINRPRILFCDEPTGNLDGDTAHAMADLIFGLNRERGTTLVLVTHDLELARRTQRVIRLRSGAVISDEATGI from the coding sequence ATGAGTGTCCAATCCATCCTGAAAGTCCAGCGCCTGACCAAGACCTATGCCACCGCCGCCGGGCCGCTCACCGTGCTTCAGGAGGTGGCGTTCGAGATCCCGGCCGGCGGCACCTGCGCCATCGTGGGACCCTCGGGCAGCGGCAAGACGACCCTCTTGGGGCTATGCGCGGGCCTGGACCAGCCTTCGACCGGGACGGTGGAGCTGGCCGGTCGCGAGATCGGCGGCTTGACCGAGGACGAGCGTGCCCTTGTACGCAACGAGAGCGTCGGGTTCGTGTTCCAGAACTTCCAGCTCATCCCCACGCTTACTGCCTTGGAGAACGTGCTCGTGCCGCTCGAGCTGCGCGGCAACGGCGTGAAGGAATCGGATGCCGCCGAGTTGCTCGCCCGCGTCGGGCTCGGCGGCCGGCTCGACCATTATCCCATGCAACTGTCCGGCGGCGAACAGCAGCGCGTGGCGCTGGCCCGGGCCTTCATCAATCGCCCGCGTATACTCTTTTGCGACGAACCGACCGGCAACCTCGACGGCGACACGGCGCACGCCATGGCCGACCTGATCTTCGGCCTCAATCGCGAGCGCGGGACGACGCTGGTGCTGGTGACCCACGATCTCGAACTCGCCCGCCGCACCCAGCGCGTGATCCGCCTCCGCTCCGGGGCGGTGATCTCGGACGAAGCCACCGGAATTTAG
- the ppgK gene encoding polyphosphate--glucose phosphotransferase, protein MKVLGIDIGGSAFKGAPVDLKTGRLLAERHRVEIKSPCSIKEGVAAAREIARHFKWKGPVGIGFPGIIEAGRIGEVGNLGDVWVGQNGAALFRRATGCPVRLLNDADAAGLAEMQFGRGRGKTGTVILLTFGTGIGSALFRDSRLLPNAELGHIPWRGKPFERYAAASVRKRARLDWPEWAARVNVYLAVVERLFAPKLLILGGGVSKKADKFLPYIKAQAKVVPARLHNDAGIVGAALAWARP, encoded by the coding sequence ATGAAAGTTCTCGGCATCGACATCGGTGGCTCGGCCTTCAAAGGCGCGCCTGTGGACCTCAAGACCGGCCGCCTGTTGGCCGAGCGTCATCGCGTGGAAATAAAATCGCCGTGTTCGATCAAAGAGGGCGTGGCCGCGGCGCGCGAGATCGCGCGGCATTTCAAATGGAAGGGACCGGTCGGCATTGGTTTTCCCGGCATTATCGAAGCCGGTCGCATCGGCGAGGTCGGCAACCTCGGTGACGTATGGGTCGGCCAGAACGGCGCCGCGCTTTTTCGCCGGGCAACCGGTTGCCCCGTGCGCCTGCTCAACGACGCCGATGCCGCCGGTCTGGCCGAGATGCAATTCGGCCGGGGCCGGGGCAAGACTGGCACGGTCATTCTGCTCACGTTTGGCACCGGCATCGGCTCGGCGCTTTTCCGCGACAGTCGCCTGCTGCCCAATGCGGAGCTCGGCCACATTCCGTGGCGGGGCAAACCCTTCGAACGCTACGCCGCCGCCTCGGTGCGCAAGCGCGCCCGCCTCGATTGGCCCGAATGGGCCGCCCGCGTGAACGTCTATCTGGCCGTGGTTGAGCGCCTGTTCGCCCCCAAGCTGCTCATCCTCGGTGGCGGCGTGAGCAAGAAGGCGGACAAGTTCCTGCCCTACATCAAGGCGCAGGCCAAGGTGGTGCCGGCCCGCCTGCACAACGACGCCGGCATCGTCGGGGCCGCGCTCGCCTGGGCGCGCCCCTAA
- a CDS encoding GxxExxY protein: protein MKKLINEKETYRILGACFEVYKEKGCGFLEAVYQECLEHEFDLQQLPAKSQVTLPLTYKGRKLKKTYEADFICFDRVLLEIKAVSKLTDEHRAQLQNYLHATGLGVGLLVNFGHYPKVEHERYVL from the coding sequence ATGAAAAAGCTGATCAACGAAAAGGAGACCTACAGGATTCTAGGAGCCTGCTTTGAAGTCTATAAGGAGAAGGGATGCGGCTTCCTGGAGGCGGTATATCAGGAATGCCTCGAACATGAATTTGATCTTCAGCAACTGCCGGCCAAGAGCCAGGTGACTCTGCCGCTGACCTACAAAGGGCGAAAATTAAAGAAGACTTACGAAGCAGATTTCATCTGTTTCGACCGGGTCTTGCTGGAGATCAAGGCGGTCTCAAAGCTGACCGACGAGCACCGTGCGCAGCTCCAAAATTATCTGCATGCCACAGGTCTCGGAGTCGGGTTGCTGGTGAATTTCGGGCACTACCCCAAAGTGGAACATGAACGCTATGTGCTCTAA